TTAACAAAGTAGTCAAAGTAGGATAATTAGGATCACCAACACCACCTATAACACCCATAGCAGTAAAAGTAGAAATACCATCCAACATAGCAGGAACAAAAAACCTAAAAGACTCCTTATACATCCTACGAAAAATAAAGAAAATAACAGAAAACGACGAATAAGAAAAAGAATATTCCTTAAAAACAATCTCACTAATCTGCCTAGCATAATAAGTCCATCCAGTCAAACCAACAGTCAAAGCAATAATAAAAAAATTACCAATTAAAGACCTTCCAGTAGGAGTACCGTAAAAAAGCGCAATAGACAAAAGAAAAGGAATCCTAGGAATAGTATTAAGAGAATCCAAAAACCTAACCATAACAGCCCTAAACCTAAAACCAGAAACAACACCATAAACCAAAGAAAGAAAAACCTCCAAAACACCAACAACAAAACCAAAAATCAAAGTATCAACATTAGCCCTAGCATTAACATTAATCATATTCTCGCCATTAATATACGTACCCAAAGGATAAGAAACACTAGGAGGAGACAAAGAAGGACCAGAAGGCAATTGATAAAAAGAAAAGAAAACACTAAACACAACAAAAATTATAAAAAGAACCTCCTTAATCATCTTGTCACCCTAGGATCAATAATACCATAAATAACATCTGTTATGAAAGAAGACAATACTTCAATCGTAGAATAAGTCAACATTACACCCTCAACTACCTTATAATCCCCATTAAAAACAGCAATCTTCAATAATTCACCAAAACCAGGCCATCCAAAAATACCCTCAACCAAAAGCTCAGCAACCAACATCTCCATAAAAGCAGAAGAAATAGAAGACAACATCAAAACACTAGCATTACCCAAATAATGACGATAAATAATAATCTTAGAATCTAGCCCCTTCATAAAATAAACATCATTCTTAAAAACAGCCTTAAGCAACCTATTAGAATAAATACCTACAAAAGGAAAGAAAAGAGAAAGAAAAGGCATAACAACATAAGAAAAAACATTTCCAGAAGGAGAACCATAAGGAAAAATATGAAGAAAGAAATGAAAAACATAAAGCAAAACAATAGCCAAAACCCAAGACGCCAAAGCAGTACCAACATACTTCCAATAAGATAAAACCCTACCAATCTTACCAGTCAAACCATAAACAGAAAGAAAAGAAGTCAAATAAACAGTAGAACCAAAAGTTATAGACAAAAGAAAAGAAGTATAACTCAAAGAAGT
This genomic window from Acidianus manzaensis contains:
- a CDS encoding peptide ABC transporter permease; the protein is MIKEVLFIIFVVFSVFFSFYQLPSGPSLSPPSVSYPLGTYINGENMINVNARANVDTLIFGFVVGVLEVFLSLVYGVVSGFRFRAVMVRFLDSLNTIPRIPFLLSIALFYGTPTGRSLIGNFFIIALTVGLTGWTYYARQISEIVFKEYSFSYSSFSVIFFIFRRMYKESFRFFVPAMLDGISTFTAMGVIGGVGDPNYPTLTTLLNTASGLLPDYWLFLTPAIFRGILLILLISLSK
- a CDS encoding ABC transporter permease; its protein translation is MRVGLSLILVSLVLIISSIVLAFISIQSTYFEVVGFSYGSVAVPPSYGSYPWAILTHGEPKAEVYFNSTTIYLNKIENYSLPYRTYYVYVVYGYVQPYAYLSIFSLFLVSVGSLIGFKASVLYFQSLKIGDLVRGYAVGGSLRRYILKRGSSSLISLFLVFLVVYILEFLHGRNAFLSLVHFLSFNAGVSGYFGVSVSSLILTSLSYTSFLLSITFGSTVYLTSFLSVYGLTGKIGRVLSYWKYVGTALASWVLAIVLLYVFHFFLHIFPYGSPSGNVFSYVVMPFLSLFFPFVGIYSNRLLKAVFKNDVYFMKGLDSKIIIYRHYLGNASVLMLSSISSAFMEMLVAELLVEGIFGWPGFGELLKIAVFNGDYKVVEGVMLTYSTIEVLSSFITDVIYGIIDPRVTR